One Bacillus sp. (in: firmicutes) DNA window includes the following coding sequences:
- a CDS encoding RluA family pseudouridine synthase has product MSPFTLSWVIRKNEQNQLIRDFLLQHHISKTTLTAIKFKGGKITVNGIEQNVRYRLQEGDQLTVTFPHEQTTVKGEDIPLQICYEDRDVLVINKPPHMNTIPSREHPSGSLANAIIGYYEKIGYEATVHVVTRLDRDTSGLVLVAKHRYVHHLFSQLQQKGNVKRTYQAFVEGTLKTKKGTIEAPIGRKDTSIIEREVREDGQYACTHYEVIAEKRTASHVQLRLETGRTHQIRVHMSYLGHPLLGDELYGGSRKYIHRQALHCSELSFYHPLKEDILSFRAPIPEDMLTAWKECE; this is encoded by the coding sequence ATGAGTCCTTTTACTTTATCGTGGGTCATACGTAAGAATGAACAAAATCAATTGATACGGGATTTTTTACTACAACACCATATTTCCAAAACCACTCTAACTGCCATTAAATTTAAAGGTGGAAAGATTACAGTCAACGGTATCGAACAAAATGTTCGCTACCGATTGCAAGAAGGGGATCAATTAACGGTGACCTTTCCCCATGAGCAAACGACGGTCAAGGGGGAGGACATTCCCCTCCAAATTTGTTATGAAGATCGGGATGTGCTGGTAATCAATAAGCCTCCGCACATGAATACCATCCCTTCCCGGGAGCATCCTTCAGGGAGTTTAGCTAATGCAATTATAGGTTACTATGAAAAAATAGGATACGAAGCAACGGTCCATGTCGTGACGCGACTTGACCGGGATACGTCGGGGTTAGTGTTAGTGGCAAAACATCGATATGTTCATCATTTATTCAGTCAATTGCAGCAAAAAGGAAACGTAAAACGGACTTATCAAGCATTTGTCGAAGGAACGTTGAAAACGAAAAAAGGAACGATTGAAGCACCGATTGGAAGAAAAGACACCAGTATCATTGAACGAGAAGTACGAGAAGATGGGCAATATGCATGCACACATTACGAAGTCATTGCGGAAAAAAGAACCGCCTCTCATGTTCAACTTCGGTTAGAAACAGGGAGAACGCACCAAATTCGGGTACACATGTCTTATCTTGGACACCCATTGCTAGGAGATGAATTATACGGAGGTTCTCGGAAATATATTCATCGACAAGCACTCCATTGTAGTGAGTTGTCTTTTTATCACCCGTTAAAAGAAGACATTCTTTCGTTTCGCGCTCCCATTCCGGAAGACATGCTTACAGCGTGGAAGGAATGTGAATAA